The sequence below is a genomic window from Candidatus Thiodiazotropha endoloripes.
ATTCAGCAGAGAGCCTGACAAGTCCGATTGGGAAAAATCCGCCTGCTCCAGGGCCGCACCGGTCAGTACGACCTGGCGTAGACTTGTCCTCCTGAGGGTACTGCCAATGAGAACAGCCCGCATCATAAATGCGTGATCAAAAACACTATCATCCAACTGACTCTCCTCCATTGAGATATCCTTCATATTGGCGTTGGAAAAATTAGCGCCGCTTGCACTGGCCTCATTGATACTGGCACCAAATAGGTAGGCATTGGTGAAATTGCTTTGATTGAGAGAGCTTTCATCAAAATTAGTATGAAACAGATCCGCATCGGTAAAATCGGCGGCATTCGCCGCGCAACCAGAGAGCATTGCCCACTTTAAATCCGCTTTCACCAGGATTGCCCGGGAAAGGTTACAATCGATCAGCCGGGCATTTTGAAAATTGACACCACTCAACCGACTACCCTGCAGGTCAACTCCATTGAGATCCCGACCGCTGAAATCACAGTGGGTATAGTCATGCCTGGATACCGGCGAGTCACAATCCCCGATCGGCATGGGCTGTGGAGGTGTCTTGCCTGACGACAGTATCGGCATTGTCAATAAAAGTGAAAACACGATTTGTTTGATCACCTTTCCTCCGAGAGAAATCATCACCTGTAACAATGTATCTTCTTCAACTGTTTAAAGGCACTATAGGCAGCCGCTTGATTTTTGAAAAGGTAGAAGCCGTCTGTTGTCAAACTTGATCAGCCACCCTTTACAATTTTGCGTTGATTCGACCGCCACGTCTGCGGATAGCGAAGCTAGCGCAATAGTGATTCGTCGTGCACCAAGGCATTATTTGTCTGCAAGCATGGTGAATGTAAGTTACACAAAACAGCACTACAGGATAGAATGTCCCTATTTCAGGCAGTGTAACCTCACTGTTATGAATTGAGATTGAAATTTCTATAAAATACAGCGCCAATACAACAGACTGAGTTTCAACAGGATCCTTCTCTCTTTGGGAAAGTTTTGATGACACACAACACCGTTTTACGAATATTCTTGGTCACTCTACTCATCGCACCACTTTCAAGCCTCGCGGAGGAGAAACCTCTGTGGGAGGCCGGAATTGGCATTGGTGCAATGAGCTTTCCTGCCTATCGAGGCTCTGACAAGACACACAACTTCCTGCTGCCTGTACCCTATTTCGTCTATCACGGTGACTTTCTCAAGGCTGACCGCCATGGTATCCGTGGCAGTCTGTTCGATTCGGAGCTGGTTGATCTGACACTGAGTTTTTCCGCTTCACCGCCAACCAACAGCGACGATATCGATGCCCGTGAGGGTATGCCTGACCTCAAAACCACCTTTGAGTTTGGGCCCCAGATCGACCTCACCCTGTGGCGCAACGAGAACCGGACACGTTCACTCAGACTGCGAATGCCTGCCCGTGCCGCATTTACGGTTGAACGTTCATCAGAGTCCATCGGCTGGGTCTTTTCACCCAGACTCAATCTGGATATCACCGACCTCCCAGCAATGCCTGGTTGGAATCTTGGTTTTGTCGCCGGACCGATCTATGCCACTGAGGATCAGCACGACTATTTCTATGGAGTTGATCCCCAATATGCGACGAATGAACGACCAGCCTACCAAACCAGTGGGGGTTACAGTGGCAGCCAGTTTCTATTTACCCTATCCAAGCGCTTTGAACGCACCTGGGTTGGTGCATTTGTCCGTTATGATACTCTGAGCGATGCCGTCTTCGAAGACAGCCCACTGCTCACCGAGGATAGCTTTGCAGCAATCGGGGTAGCCATAAGCTGGGTGATCAGTGAATCAAAGACACGGGTCAATGTGGAAGATTACTGATACCCAGCCAGAAAACACAACCCTTGTCTGCCAGAGAAAATCTGATACCGTAGGCTCCACCAGTTCGCAGCTTGGGTAGGTCTGCAGGCTCCACCCTGACCGGGTTCCAGCAGAATCAAGATAGAGGCAGAGATAGAATATGGCGACAATAAGAAAAGATTTTGACTCCTACAAAATCTGGCAATACAGCGGTCATAAATATGAGGCCGTGGTCTACTGTTTCCATGACAACGTTAGAGTTGGCGAACTGATATTCCTCAAGGATGACGTCAAACCACCTCAGAATAGACTACAATCAGACAAACCAGTCATCCATTTCCCGATCAGTCGATTCAACGACATTATTTCAATCCTCAGACATGAGAACCCACTCTGCCTGTTTCTCAACCTGGAGAAACAGATCGGTATGGTCGCCACCTCAGAGCATGAGCCGATTGGTGAAGAAGAGAGCTGAGGCGGGGAAATCCCAACTACTATATGCGCCTTGATCGGGCCAACTGAGCATTCTCAAATCCTGCTATTAAACCGCAGGTGATAAACACATGATCCATTCAATCCAGTACAACGACACGAATCTCCCCCCTGGACACTCACTTCATGAGCAGGCCTTTTGAGGCTCATTAGTTAGGGCCTTGTAACACGAATCCAACAGGCCCTGAGCCGTTCTTAATAATTAAGCAGTTCTTAATAATTCTGGGCTAGTTTGATCATGTTGACCCGATTAGCGGCTGTGCATCCGGATGGCAGCTTCTATCCAGGCTATTGGGTTATCCATCCATGCCACACACAGTCGCACCAATGTCAGGGATCAACCTAAAACAATCAATAAAACAGGGAGATACGGATGAGATCATATCCAAATCAAAAAACGGCCAAATTTGTCATTGCAAGCCTATTCTTTTCGACCTCAATCACCGTGACCACGCTTACGATCGCACAGGATGGAGAGTCAGATGGTAACAGATACTATCTGGAGCGCTTCTATCAACAGGATATCAGTTCTGCCAAAGCCTATTTAGGCATGCTGGGTAAACTTAAAGAAGATCGCGCTGAGGATGATTCGGAAAAAGAGGATGATGATGAAAAAATTACCATCATCGATGTCAGAGACGCCACTGAATATCGTATGGGTCATCCTAAAAAAGCCATTCACATGCCATACCCACGGATCTATAGAGAGTGTGTCGATAACATGAGGACAGAAGATGGGGCCTGCGCCAGTGGTACGGTCTATCAGGTCAGGCAGGATCCGGAGAGCCTGTTTCTGCAGATCGAAGGAAGAATAGAAGACAAGCAGACACCAATCGCCACGCTATGCCGAACCGGCTTTCGCAGCGTGCTTGTTGCAAACATTATCTCCAAGCCAACGACAATCTGTGATCTGAAAGGTTATACCGGAAGTGAATATGATGATTGCATTACCACATACCAGGATAGAGGCTATGAAAATGTCTCCAATATCTGGCAGGGATTCGTCGGTCAACCCATGGCTGGGATCATCAGTTCCAGCGGCAGTCGATACGTTGTCGGCGATGATCAGACATTGACAGACCTAACCCTTGCTGACGGTTCCATGGCAAAGGGCTTTGTCGCCTATGATCTCGATTTGAATAATGACGGAACCATCAGTAGTGATGACAAGGATGGGTGGCGCTACCATCAAAATCTACCCTATTCGACCAAGATGAAAAGAAAACTGATCAACGCAGAAGCTGACGCTATGGGCTATTACGACCTACCATGACTAAAAAACCCACCTGGATCACAATTCGATTCAGGTGGGTTGAAACTCGTGGTCAAGACAGGATGACCAGAGCATCAAAAGCTTCAGTTATAACACTTGTATCTTCTTCCGGAACCAAGATACAGATGACTGTCATAACAGTTTCTACGACGCATCTTCTTTCTCATCTTTTTACGTAAAGATTCGATACTACCCTGCTCATATCCATCCTCATAACCGTGGCGGTCACCCTTTCTGGTACCTTTTCTGTAGCCCTTTTCATAACCGACCTTGTAACCGCGTATGTACTCTTTTTCATCGAATGACCTTTTCGAGTGCATACCATAGTATCGATCCTTGCCATCACGATAGCCTTCACGATAGCTGCGTTTGTAAGCCTTGATATAACCATCTTCCAATCCGTCGCTGTAACCGGCGTCATAACCCTGCTCATAGGCATTGCTCATTGCCGAAGATGTGCCCACATAAAAGAGAAGGATCAATGTTGATAAAGTAATCGCTGCTGCACGTTTCATTGTTAGCTCCATCATTGTGTCTGTACTATGGAGCTTAATGGAGGGCGTATTAACGGAAGCTGAACGAGATTGTCGATATCCGAACCGGGGATCGTACGATCAGAATGGACCAACATGGCGCTGCCAGCTGCCCTCGCTATACTGAGCAATCATCAGACGAACACCTGAGTTGGCTCAATCCCGCTCGACACCAGGAGGAAACATCCCCCCCTGGTGAGAAACAAGTCCCGAACAGTGACTGGTTAGAGATAGGCCCGTTTGATCGAACGAACAGCTACAGCGCCGTCAAGCAGGGCAAGCAACAGAACCACCAGGTTGGAGAGTGTCGGAATCGGCCGCGCAGCACCCGGGAATCCCGGACCACCCTGGTCCACAATCACTCCATCATCCCCGGTATCATCACCCAACACATTGTCAGCCAGGGTGAACGAAGCTGTTGCTACCATTGATCCGGCCGTACCGTAGACCACACCCGGCAGGGTATACCAGGAAGCAGAAGGCCCACCGGGCGGTACCGGACCATACTTCCTGTAAACACTCGATACCAGAGAGGTCGCACCAGGCATATGGTAGTAGACGGTAATATCAGCGGTTTCACAAGGCAGGGTAAATTCCAGCAAGCCATAGGGATAGAGATAGCCGAATGGATCCGCTGCGGGCATTGAGCCAATCGCTACAGCTGCCACCGCCTGTGCGGTGGCACAGCCTCCCCCAACCTCCAGGGTGAGATAGCCGCTCCCGGTCGCATCCGGCAGGGAACTGACATTCGACTGGAGACTGTCGGCGGTACCGTCATTATTGCCATCACCACCGTTTGGCCCGGCATCCTCAACCGCCAAAGCCACGCCATCACCATCATCTGCCACTGTGGTAAAACTGATCTGGGGCCCATAACCAGTACCAATGCCATTGGTGGCAAAGGCTCGTACAGAATAGAGGGTTGAAGGCACCAGACCTGAGATATTGCTGACGAAGGCGCCTAAGCCAGTACCATCCGAGCTGCAGGTGTCAGCGACCGTTGGATTCATGAGGAGACTCCAGCAGACTCCACGTGCAGTAAAAGACCTTGTAACCTTGTTGACTCATTCCCTGTTTTGAATAACCCTTCCAGTTACATGATATACAAAGTGAATTTAATCTCAGGATCATAACTGACCAGTAATATTGATACCTTGCTATCCAACAAAGTGTTTGAGTGTTGAACTTTTCACCGAATAAGAAGTATCCATTATGGATGCTGAATCTAAATCTATTTTGCTAACCCACACCAATTATAAGCACAACTTTATTTGTTTACCGTTCAACTGAAATCAATCTGTCATATTTACGTCATCCTCAACCATTATCGTTGACAAACTTTTATTTTTTTAATATGGAAAACAATATGAACAAACCTTCACTGTTATCACTCCTGATTGCCGCCTCCTTCAGCTCCCAGGCATTTGCCGATTCTGTCGTTGTTTATGATGAGAGCTCTCTTCAAGATGCTTTTCAACAGGCTTCATATAATCCGGACATCGATGAGATCATCTTTAAAAGAAATTCCCACATCAGCTTGAGCGCTCCGGCTATCTATAGCGGTGAGCAATCCATCACCCTGATCGGTAGGGGTTCAACCATCGATGGTTCTGCTGCTGGTAGTTTTGTACTTGATGCCGATCTTACTGCCATAACAGAAGACGCTACCCTGATATTCGAGACTGCTGCAGAGGTGAAGATCAAGAACCTGAAGGTAATCAACAGTGCCACCAGAGGCATTGTGGTAAACGTTCCTGCTGATGCATCAGGTGATGATGTATCAGTAAACCTTGACCGCGTTACTATTTCAAACTCTGCCCTTTTTGGTCTCCACGTCGATGATAATGCCGATGCCTTTGATGATGGTACATCCGGTTCCATGTTGGGTATTGAATTAAAGTTGACCCGTTGTACATTTGAGTACAACGGTACCGGCGCAATCGATTTTGATGGTGTTCGGGTTGATGAGAGAAGTCTTGGTGATATCTATGCTTTTATCTCCAACACCACGATTGACAATAACGGTGGTGACGGTATTGAGCTGGACGAGGCTGGTGATGGTAATGTGGAAGTTTACATGAATCGGGTCTCACTCAACGACAATGGTTTCTACAACGAGGAAGACCTGGACGACGGATTTGACATCGATGAAGCAGACGACGGTGATATACAGGCACACTTGACCAACCTGGTCGTCAACAACAACATGGATGAGGGTTTGGATTTTGATGAGGCTGGCAATGGTGACATTGAAGCAAAATTCAAACGTATTACCGCACTCAACAACAATGATGAAGCCATCAAACTTGATGAAGAGGATGCCGGAGACATCGAAGCCAAATTGACACGGGTTAATGTCGAACAGAGTGGTGATGATGGCATTCAGTTCACCGAGCTTGGAGAAGGCAAAATAGAGACCGTCCTTAAATCCGTTCGTGCCCTTGATAACAATAAATATGGTATCAAGATTGAGCAGTGGGTTGTGGAAGATGAGGCTGAGCATGCTGAAGAAGCAGGCTCATTGACCTTGAAAAGAGTCGAACTTGCAGGCAACGGCAATGGAGACGAAGTAAAAACGAATAATATTGAAATGGATTAATAATAAAATGAGATGCACAGTATTCACTACCATTTGAATACTGTGCATCGGTTTTCAGTTGCGGCATCTGATGTCAGCCGTTTTGACGAGCTGAGCTTTGTTAACTCAACCGATTCGAATTTGCGAACTACAAACCCCTCTCATACATTGGTTTGGCCTATAAAGTCATACTTCATACTAATGCCAGCCTGAATTTCAGGTTACACCCGCCACTCGCTTAAATTGCAATACGACTCCTGTGTAGTAGTAGAACTACCCATAACCATATAGGGTGCCTGGTTAATTAGCCGCCAAAAATACCTAACCTTCACCATTTCAATAACTTAAGTAATATCTCAATCGTATTTGCAGTAGTAACCTAAGCCTCATCATGCTATTAATATTGATCAGGACAGCGATGTGACTGATACTGAATAGCGCCAGGATGCCTTCCCAATGTACTTGAGTATTAGCCTATTACTGTCTGGGTAATTAACAGTAGTATCAATAACAACGTAAATCAATTGTTATATAACCATATATAGCAAGCGGCTTGGCTTCTCAGTTGTAGTAATATTGACATGTTTGAAACATTTGATTTTTTGAATTTAGTACTTGATACAATAACCGACCATATCGCTGTTATTGATGATCAGGGAACCATTATTTATGTCAACAAATCGTGGATCGATTTTGGATTATCAAATGGTATTCCTGAGAATACCGAGTGGGTAGGTGTCAACTACTTTGACGCCTGCGCGCCCCGGGATGGTGCTGAGGAATTGAGCGTAAAGAGTGACATTGAAGATGTGATCAATGGGAAAACCCGATCTTTTTACCATGAATACCCATGCCACTCCCCCACTGAAAAGCGTTGGTTTCAGATGCGGGTCAACGCGCTTGAATTTGACAAATCACGCATTGTAATTATTGATCATAGCAACATAACAGAACGCAAAATTGCAGAGGAGCAGGCCTTATATCTCTCAAGAATTGACAGCTTGACCGGCCTTTCAAACCGTCGCCATTTCGATGACTTCCTGACAGATGAGTGGAAACGCTGTATTCGTTCACAAATGCCTATCACAATGGCTATGATCGATATCGACTTCTTCAAACATCTCAATGATTCATCAGGACATCATGCCGGAGATGAATGCCTGGAAACCATAAGCGACATTATGAAAGAGTTCGCCAAGAGGCCCAGTGATGTCTGCGCTCGTTATGGCGGGGATGAATTTGTGATTGTTTATGGTAACTCAGCCATGGATGAATCCTTGGTGTTAATGCTGAAGTTGATGGACACAATCCGCAAAAAAGAGATTCCCAATCCCGATTCACCCATCAGCAGCAATATT
It includes:
- a CDS encoding MipA/OmpV family protein, yielding MTHNTVLRIFLVTLLIAPLSSLAEEKPLWEAGIGIGAMSFPAYRGSDKTHNFLLPVPYFVYHGDFLKADRHGIRGSLFDSELVDLTLSFSASPPTNSDDIDAREGMPDLKTTFEFGPQIDLTLWRNENRTRSLRLRMPARAAFTVERSSESIGWVFSPRLNLDITDLPAMPGWNLGFVAGPIYATEDQHDYFYGVDPQYATNERPAYQTSGGYSGSQFLFTLSKRFERTWVGAFVRYDTLSDAVFEDSPLLTEDSFAAIGVAISWVISESKTRVNVEDY
- a CDS encoding pentapeptide repeat-containing protein, producing the protein MIKQIVFSLLLTMPILSSGKTPPQPMPIGDCDSPVSRHDYTHCDFSGRDLNGVDLQGSRLSGVNFQNARLIDCNLSRAILVKADLKWAMLSGCAANAADFTDADLFHTNFDESSLNQSNFTNAYLFGASINEASASGANFSNANMKDISMEESQLDDSVFDHAFMMRAVLIGSTLRRTSLRQVVLTGAALEQADFSQSDLSGSLLNGVALTETLFREANLEGARFVNARVQSVDLTGAKGVARDFPGISDNH
- a CDS encoding choice-of-anchor U domain-containing protein codes for the protein MNPTVADTCSSDGTGLGAFVSNISGLVPSTLYSVRAFATNGIGTGYGPQISFTTVADDGDGVALAVEDAGPNGGDGNNDGTADSLQSNVSSLPDATGSGYLTLEVGGGCATAQAVAAVAIGSMPAADPFGYLYPYGLLEFTLPCETADITVYYHMPGATSLVSSVYRKYGPVPPGGPSASWYTLPGVVYGTAGSMVATASFTLADNVLGDDTGDDGVIVDQGGPGFPGAARPIPTLSNLVVLLLALLDGAVAVRSIKRAYL
- a CDS encoding sensor domain-containing diguanylate cyclase, translated to MFETFDFLNLVLDTITDHIAVIDDQGTIIYVNKSWIDFGLSNGIPENTEWVGVNYFDACAPRDGAEELSVKSDIEDVINGKTRSFYHEYPCHSPTEKRWFQMRVNALEFDKSRIVIIDHSNITERKIAEEQALYLSRIDSLTGLSNRRHFDDFLTDEWKRCIRSQMPITMAMIDIDFFKHLNDSSGHHAGDECLETISDIMKEFAKRPSDVCARYGGDEFVIVYGNSAMDESLVLMLKLMDTIRKKEIPNPDSPISSNITVSIGLATAYPDIDSTEEDIIKAADTLLYKAKDGGRDHIEFATI
- a CDS encoding rhodanese-like domain-containing protein, with product MRSYPNQKTAKFVIASLFFSTSITVTTLTIAQDGESDGNRYYLERFYQQDISSAKAYLGMLGKLKEDRAEDDSEKEDDDEKITIIDVRDATEYRMGHPKKAIHMPYPRIYRECVDNMRTEDGACASGTVYQVRQDPESLFLQIEGRIEDKQTPIATLCRTGFRSVLVANIISKPTTICDLKGYTGSEYDDCITTYQDRGYENVSNIWQGFVGQPMAGIISSSGSRYVVGDDQTLTDLTLADGSMAKGFVAYDLDLNNDGTISSDDKDGWRYHQNLPYSTKMKRKLINAEADAMGYYDLP